The Solanum lycopersicum chromosome 6, SLM_r2.1 genome has a window encoding:
- the LOC138349386 gene encoding uncharacterized protein, translating into MSANEEVGESLALVVYNESASTINETGLQLYPVSENEYGEGLPYAPMDWPNVGDKWGWRTGKRVTNKGTFKERYLYLPERFKAPKNGKENAFRSKALVKKYLQFAYPGMDIDQFFASFSWMIPSKQSASSKG; encoded by the coding sequence ATGTCAGCCAACGAGGAGGTTGGGGAGAGTCTTGCACTTGTTGTATATAATGAGAGTGCATCTACAATCAATGAAACTGGGCTTCAACTGTATCCAGTTTCTGAGAATGAATATGGTGAAGGTTTACCATATGCTCCTATGGATTGGCCAAATGTTGGTGATAAGTGGGGATGGAGGACAGGGAAAAGAGTTACAAACAAAGGCACCTTTAAAGAAAGATATTTGTATCTTCCGGAGCGTTTTAAGGCACCGAAAAATGGAAAGGAAAATGCCTTTCGAAGTAAGgctttagtaaaaaaatatctCCAATTTGCGTACCCTGGTATGGATATCGATCAATTCTTTGCCTCATTCAGTTGGATGATTCCTTCAAAGCAGTCGGCAAGCTCAAAAGGTTAG
- the LOC138349387 gene encoding uncharacterized protein, which translates to MALVPYASAVGRLMYVVVCTRPDIAHAVGVVSRVLWMLILVGMLTRARVHPDFGFDSDTKERTTSSGTKMQPLLSDSPFGVITCKAGNRICSSLTAENPLTSTRFCDLCSSEPGFCGDCCCILCGKLIVLDYDGYSYIRCEATVVDGHICGHVSHLECALRSYMAGTVKGSINLNAEYLCRYCDSRTDLVPHALKLLSICTSVASYADIKKILNLGIRILCHSQKSSAKELLDRINSINTKLVKGVGIQDALKRENCGDSTVLPVVHKYQKRLVKTKLQYYKKIKLECLGKSMKEELFVAQLVHQLNAIQLLFGPN; encoded by the exons atggcacttgttccatatgcttcagcagttggtaggTTGATGTATGTtgtggtctgcactagacctgatatagcacatgcagtgggagttgttagcag ggttttgtggatgctgatcttggtgggaatgttgactcgagcaagagtacatccgg attttggTTTTGACTCAGATACGAAAGAGAGGACTACATCTTCAGGGACAAAAATGCAGCCTTTACTGTCTGATTCTCCTTTCGGAGTCATTACTTGTAAGGCTGGAAACCGAATCTGTAGCAGTTTAACAGCAGAAAATCCTTTGACGAGCACCAGATTTTGTGATCTCTGTAGCAGTGAGCCTGGTTTTTGCGGAGACTGCTGTTGTATACTTTGCGGGAAGCTTATTGTTTTGGACTATGATGGGTACAGTTACATCCGATGTGAAGCTACAGTAGTTGATGGCCACATATGTGGACATGTTTCCCATCTAGAGTGTGCTCTACGATCTTACATGGCTGGGACAGTCAAAGGAAGCATCAATTTGAATGCAGAGTATCTCTGTCGATATTGTGATTCAAGGACGGATTTGGTTCCACATGCTTTGAAGCTTTTAAGCATTTGTACATCTGTTGCTTCTTATGCTGAcatcaaaaagattttgaatcTTGGCATTCGTATTTTGTGTCACTCACAAAAAAGTAGTGCAAAAGAGTTGTTGGATCGTATTAACTCAATCAATACAAAG CTTGTGAAAGGAGTCGGCATTCAAGATGCATTGAAAAGGGAAAACTGTGGGGATAGCACTG TGCTTCCTGTTGTCCACAAATACCAAAAACGCTTGGTGAAAACTAAACTGCaatattacaagaaaattaaattggaGTGCCTTGGAAAGAGTATGAAAGAGGAATTATTTGTTGCACAACTAGTGCATCAGTTAAATGCTATCCAACTGCTCTTTGGTCCTAACTAG
- the LOC138349388 gene encoding uncharacterized protein, whose amino-acid sequence MSANEEVGESLALVVYNESASTINETGLQLYPVSENEYGEGLPYAPMDWPNVGDKWGWRTGKRVTNKGTFKERYLYLPERFKAPKNGKENAFRSKALVKKYLQSAYPGMDIDQFFASFSWKIPSKQSASSKG is encoded by the coding sequence ATGTCAGCCAACGAGGAGGTTGGGGAGAGTCTTGCACTTGTTGTATATAATGAGAGTGCATCTACAATCAATGAAACTGGGCTTCAACTGTATCCAGTTTCTGAGAATGAATATGGTGAAGGTTTACCATATGCTCCTATGGATTGGCCAAATGTTGGTGATAAGTGGGGATGGAGGACAGGGAAAAGAGTTACAAACAAAGGCACCTTTAAAGAAAGATATTTGTATCTTCCGGAGCGTTTTAAGGCACCGAAAAATGGAAAGGAAAATGCCTTTCGAAGTAAGgctttagtaaaaaaatatctCCAATCTGCGTACCCTGGTATGGATATCGATCAATTCTTTGCCTCATTCAGTTGGAAGATTCCTTCAAAGCAGTCGGCAAGCTCAAAAGGTTAG